In the genome of Bacillota bacterium, the window GCCAAGCGCCAGCCGTACCAGCCAGTTCCAGCCGGCAGCATTGAGCAGGCGGATCCGGTGGTCGCGCCGCCGCGCACGATAGCCCAGCAGGGCATCGTACCCGTCGCGCCGGGCAAGAAGCCGACCCAGGTCACGGATGTCGAACTGGCCATCGGCGTCCATGAAGAACACCCAGTCCCCCGCTGCGGCGCGAAACCCGCTTCGCAGCGCCGCGCCGTACCCCAGGTTGCGAGGGTGCTGGAGAAGCCGTACGGCTGGATGGGTCAGGGCGAACTCACGGACGAGGGACGCGGTCCCGTCCCGGCTGCCGTCGTCGACCACCAACACCTCGTGTCGTAGCGCCAAGCGATCCAGGTACTCCACCGCCCGGGACAGTGTGGTAAGGATGTTGGGTTCCTCGTTGAACGCGGGAAAGATGACGCTCAGTTCCGGCCGGGGGGCGGCGGGCGTCGCGGAAATCTCGGTGGTCATGGGCGTGCTCCCCTTCGGGCAGACCGCTCAGATGCCGCTTGCGTGCGGCCGCCCGGGGGTAGTCTCCCCGCTCACCCGGCCGTGGGGGGAACCGAGCCGCTGGCTTGGCTGGCGAGACCAGGTTCAGGTGGGCCAACAGCGGCATCGGTGGGGAACCTCTCAACTCGCGTAGTCTTTTAACAACGCCTGCACCAGCCCCGCCGGGATTTCATGAGATGCCGTCAACGTGACGCCCTTGGCCGCAC includes:
- a CDS encoding glycosyltransferase family 2 protein, which produces MTTEISATPAAPRPELSVIFPAFNEEPNILTTLSRAVEYLDRLALRHEVLVVDDGSRDGTASLVREFALTHPAVRLLQHPRNLGYGAALRSGFRAAAGDWVFFMDADGQFDIRDLGRLLARRDGYDALLGYRARRRDHRIRLLNAAGWNWLVRLALGVAVRDVDCAFKLFRGDMLRSLSLGADGASINAEILAKAFERGCRVAELPVRHYPRTAGRATGANPRVIVRALKELAGLWLNLERGRWRSRLLGRTQAIQFQVVNRMNSSAWTAGNAAVSAVSSQGRR